In a single window of the Tautonia rosea genome:
- a CDS encoding sulfatase-like hydrolase/transferase, whose amino-acid sequence MPLVALLAILATTETRGQQTSPPLAADGSVLPFPPVPSASVAGPTIQQSTMTWRKEPERLRPGAPNVLIVLIDDVGFGVPDTFGGEVHTPTLTRLRDSGISYNAFHTTSICSPTRAALLTGRNHHRVGNGTIAERASDFDGYTGIIPKTSATIAETLHHYGYKSAAFGKWHNTPANQTTAMGPFDRWPTGHGFDSFYGFLAGETSQWEPRLYENLNPVEPPHDERYHLTEDMAEKGLAWLRRHQAFSPDKPFLMYWAPGAAHGPHHVFPEWADKYKGKFDDGWDAYRERVFARQKELGWIPADTKLTPRDPTLASWDSIPEAERPFQRRLMEVFAGFVEHTDAQVGKLVDGLEQLGLRENTIILYIWGDNGSSAEGQKGSVSELLAQNNIANTVEQQMQAMDALGGLAALGGPKMDNMYHAGWAWAGSTPFRSTKLVAAHFGGTRNPMVISWPNGITPDRTPRAQFHHVNDIVPTLYEVIGITPPVEVNGFKQDPIDGVSLAYTFTDAQAPGRKPTQYFENNASRGIYHDGWFACTFGPFVPWDTPSTAARLKAWNADQDVWELYDLTNDFSQADDLAAKEPERLARMKDLFLAEAQANQAFPIGGGLWTRFHPEDVISSPYTSWRFDANTNRMPEFAAPGLGKRSNHVTLDIEVGPDASGVLYALGGASGGVALYMDKGHLVYEYNMLIIERTTVRSQATLAPGKHRIDVEETIARPGAGADVVLKVDGQEVARTTVTRTVPGAFTASETLDVGVDLGSPVSLNYADRKPFRFQGMIERMTVDLK is encoded by the coding sequence ATGCCCCTGGTTGCCCTGCTGGCGATCCTTGCCACAACGGAAACTCGGGGACAGCAAACCTCCCCGCCGCTCGCTGCGGATGGCTCCGTCCTGCCCTTCCCTCCGGTCCCCTCGGCCAGCGTGGCAGGGCCAACGATCCAGCAGTCCACGATGACGTGGCGGAAGGAGCCCGAACGGCTCAGGCCCGGCGCGCCGAACGTACTCATCGTGCTGATCGACGACGTGGGCTTCGGTGTCCCCGACACGTTCGGGGGTGAGGTCCACACGCCGACGCTCACGCGGCTCCGCGACTCGGGCATCTCCTACAACGCCTTCCACACCACCTCGATCTGCTCGCCGACCCGTGCCGCGCTCCTGACCGGCCGGAACCACCACCGGGTCGGCAATGGCACCATCGCCGAGCGGGCCTCCGACTTCGACGGCTACACCGGCATCATCCCGAAGACCTCGGCGACCATCGCCGAGACACTGCACCACTACGGCTACAAGTCGGCGGCGTTTGGCAAGTGGCACAACACCCCGGCCAATCAGACCACGGCGATGGGACCGTTCGACCGCTGGCCCACCGGCCACGGATTCGACTCCTTCTACGGCTTCCTCGCCGGCGAGACGTCACAGTGGGAGCCCCGGCTCTACGAGAACCTCAACCCCGTCGAGCCTCCCCACGACGAGCGGTACCACCTGACCGAGGACATGGCCGAGAAGGGGCTCGCCTGGCTCCGGCGACATCAGGCCTTCTCCCCCGACAAGCCCTTCCTCATGTACTGGGCCCCGGGCGCCGCCCACGGGCCGCACCACGTCTTCCCCGAGTGGGCCGATAAATACAAAGGGAAGTTCGACGACGGCTGGGATGCCTACCGCGAGCGCGTCTTCGCCCGGCAAAAGGAGCTGGGCTGGATCCCGGCGGACACGAAGTTGACGCCGCGCGATCCGACCCTGGCCTCCTGGGACAGCATCCCCGAGGCTGAGCGGCCGTTCCAAAGACGGCTCATGGAGGTCTTCGCCGGATTCGTCGAGCACACCGATGCGCAGGTCGGCAAGCTCGTCGATGGGCTGGAGCAGCTGGGACTCCGCGAGAACACCATAATCCTCTACATCTGGGGCGACAACGGCTCCAGCGCCGAGGGTCAGAAGGGAAGCGTCAGCGAGCTGCTCGCCCAGAACAACATCGCCAATACCGTCGAGCAGCAGATGCAGGCAATGGACGCGCTCGGCGGGCTGGCAGCCCTCGGCGGGCCGAAAATGGACAACATGTACCATGCCGGCTGGGCCTGGGCCGGAAGCACCCCGTTCCGCTCCACCAAGCTCGTCGCCGCGCACTTCGGCGGCACGCGCAACCCGATGGTCATCTCCTGGCCGAACGGCATCACGCCAGACCGCACACCCAGGGCGCAATTCCACCACGTAAACGACATCGTGCCGACCTTGTACGAGGTGATCGGCATCACGCCGCCCGTTGAGGTGAACGGGTTCAAGCAAGACCCGATCGACGGCGTGAGCCTGGCCTACACCTTCACCGATGCTCAGGCCCCGGGCCGGAAGCCGACGCAGTACTTCGAGAACAACGCCAGCCGGGGCATCTACCACGACGGCTGGTTCGCCTGCACCTTCGGGCCGTTCGTCCCGTGGGACACGCCCAGCACCGCGGCCCGCCTGAAGGCTTGGAACGCCGACCAGGACGTGTGGGAGCTCTACGACCTGACGAACGACTTCAGCCAGGCCGACGACCTCGCCGCAAAGGAGCCCGAGCGACTGGCTCGGATGAAGGACCTGTTCCTGGCCGAGGCCCAGGCAAACCAGGCCTTCCCCATCGGCGGCGGGCTCTGGACCCGGTTCCATCCCGAGGATGTCATCTCAAGCCCCTACACCTCCTGGCGGTTCGACGCGAACACCAACCGCATGCCCGAGTTCGCCGCACCGGGCCTCGGCAAGCGGAGCAATCACGTCACCCTCGACATCGAGGTCGGACCTGACGCCTCCGGCGTGCTCTACGCCCTCGGCGGCGCAAGCGGTGGGGTGGCCCTCTACATGGACAAGGGGCATCTCGTCTACGAGTACAACATGCTCATCATCGAGCGAACCACCGTCAGGAGCCAGGCGACGCTCGCCCCAGGCAAGCATCGAATCGACGTCGAGGAGACGATCGCCAGGCCCGGCGCCGGGGCGGACGTGGTCCTCAAGGTCGACGGCCAGGAAGTCGCCCGCACGACCGTCACGCGCACCGTGCCGGGGGCGTTCACGGCGAGTGAAACCCTTGACGTGGGCGTCGACCTCGGCTCACCCGTCTCGCTGAATTACGCCGACCGGAAGCCCTTCAGGTTTCAGGGGATGATCGAGCGGATGACGGTCGACCTGAAGTGA
- a CDS encoding DUF4175 family protein, which yields MTIAPPAAPSKRPRSSRLPLPIRKAMRGVDRRLRWAGILTGLGGLLGTLAVIVAGAILVDGLWPIADPTRWAVWIAGVGLASIWLALIVLRGVLRHPTRHALAAVAERSRPEAGERLSAAVALIEDGERAHGSPTLIAALVDRAADDARAIAPRLAVPLRRPWQRFALGLAAVALVALPTVLAPDPFALLARRVLMPWTDFGTAGRLAIVVEPGDTTLARGDSLTISAVVHPRFGRSVPDAAQLEWTDASGSSHSLTMGPGSPSDTDPADDHTFTLTLPSVEDAITYRISTGPARSRAFRVSVVDPPRIVSQRWTITPPTYTALPSSTIDDPSSSLVVAWQDSRVAITVTTDLPSHRVALDWPLEDGSLSPVALTPAPDDEGSRTLWTAEVLATGSGRFAITAGDSQGLTDRSVPSGRLEVQADAPPVVALGDGDEALGPGDRLVVPVASQDDLAVAAAELHVTIARPDSPTDAPEQRIIPLSLNGLGSPAARGLADLDLAPLALKDGDLVSIRVRVLDSLPPPRGPNEAWSNPRPVAIVADIERVDAERREEALRPLREALDDLARQAAKDRLRSGPLRAAAELAQRDPRRWSDRQQADLDRLAESSRELVDRLQALAESLRDDSMLGPIGDAIRQAAEADADAARTALNDAQTADTSDRPDDLRRAEQELADTSDRLDDLSDRLDDLAQAAAVRPKLADLARQESDLANQAEALSTPPEGPAAEPSISPEALEQLRQAQEQLTQALADLIERTPELDQAAQSARAEADAAHRDLEQAGGDPSQASDAAQSATQAMRRAAEQLRQASGPADPNAQAEQLARMLAQSSGSAPPSAPTDQEPSAPPSGSTAAGVSNPDADLNLRSDRLWGALPGHLRTEMLRSSTDRYHPDYAALIRLYFQEIARASSAAAPTPEPLPPPSPAP from the coding sequence ATGACCATCGCCCCCCCCGCCGCCCCATCGAAGCGCCCCCGATCGTCTCGCCTGCCCTTGCCGATTCGCAAGGCGATGCGCGGCGTCGATCGCCGGTTACGATGGGCGGGGATCTTGACGGGCCTTGGCGGGCTCCTCGGCACCTTGGCGGTGATCGTCGCCGGAGCCATCCTCGTCGATGGGCTCTGGCCGATCGCCGATCCCACCCGCTGGGCCGTCTGGATCGCGGGAGTGGGTCTGGCCTCGATCTGGCTCGCCCTGATTGTGCTGCGAGGCGTCCTTCGACACCCTACCCGCCACGCCCTGGCCGCCGTGGCCGAGCGATCGCGCCCCGAGGCCGGTGAACGACTCTCGGCGGCCGTCGCCCTGATCGAGGACGGCGAGCGTGCCCACGGCTCTCCAACCTTGATCGCCGCGCTCGTCGATCGGGCTGCGGACGACGCCCGAGCCATCGCCCCCCGCCTCGCCGTCCCCCTGCGTCGCCCCTGGCAACGCTTCGCCCTGGGCCTGGCGGCCGTCGCCCTGGTCGCGTTGCCGACCGTCCTGGCCCCCGATCCCTTCGCCCTGCTTGCCCGTCGCGTCCTGATGCCCTGGACCGATTTCGGCACGGCCGGACGGCTCGCCATCGTTGTCGAGCCGGGAGACACGACCCTCGCCCGGGGCGATTCCCTGACCATCTCCGCCGTCGTTCACCCCCGATTCGGCCGATCGGTCCCCGATGCCGCTCAGCTCGAATGGACCGACGCCTCGGGAAGCTCGCATTCCCTCACAATGGGCCCCGGCTCCCCTTCCGACACCGACCCGGCCGACGATCACACCTTTACCCTCACCCTTCCTTCGGTGGAGGATGCGATCACCTACCGCATCAGCACCGGACCAGCGCGCAGCCGGGCCTTCCGCGTCTCGGTCGTCGATCCCCCTCGGATCGTTTCGCAACGCTGGACGATCACCCCCCCGACCTACACCGCTTTGCCCTCCTCCACGATCGACGACCCCTCCTCGTCCCTCGTCGTCGCCTGGCAGGACAGCCGCGTTGCAATCACCGTGACCACCGACCTCCCGAGCCATCGCGTCGCCCTCGACTGGCCCCTTGAGGACGGCTCCCTCTCCCCGGTCGCGTTGACTCCCGCCCCCGACGACGAAGGCAGCCGCACCCTCTGGACCGCCGAAGTCCTTGCCACCGGATCGGGCCGCTTCGCGATCACCGCCGGGGATTCTCAAGGGCTGACCGATCGCTCCGTCCCCTCCGGACGCCTGGAGGTCCAGGCCGATGCCCCTCCCGTCGTCGCCCTGGGAGACGGGGACGAGGCCCTCGGACCCGGCGATCGCCTGGTTGTCCCCGTGGCCAGCCAGGACGACCTGGCCGTCGCCGCCGCGGAGCTGCATGTCACAATCGCTCGCCCCGACTCCCCAACCGACGCGCCCGAGCAACGCATCATCCCGCTTTCGCTCAATGGCCTCGGCTCTCCCGCGGCGCGCGGGCTTGCCGACCTGGATCTGGCCCCCCTGGCCTTAAAGGATGGCGACCTCGTCTCGATCCGGGTCCGCGTCCTCGATTCCCTGCCCCCCCCTCGCGGGCCGAACGAGGCCTGGTCGAACCCTCGGCCGGTGGCCATCGTCGCCGACATCGAACGTGTCGACGCCGAACGGCGGGAGGAAGCGCTCCGACCCCTCCGAGAGGCCCTCGACGACCTCGCCCGCCAGGCGGCCAAGGATCGCCTCCGCTCCGGCCCCCTCCGCGCTGCCGCCGAACTCGCCCAGCGCGACCCGAGACGCTGGTCCGATCGCCAGCAAGCCGACCTCGACCGCCTCGCCGAATCTTCCCGGGAGCTGGTCGATCGGCTCCAGGCCCTCGCCGAATCGCTCCGCGACGACTCCATGCTCGGCCCCATCGGCGACGCCATCCGACAGGCCGCCGAGGCCGACGCCGACGCCGCCCGAACCGCCCTCAACGACGCCCAGACTGCCGACACCTCCGATCGCCCCGACGACCTCCGCCGGGCCGAGCAGGAGCTGGCCGACACCTCCGACCGACTCGACGACCTCTCCGATCGGCTCGACGACCTTGCCCAGGCCGCCGCCGTCCGCCCGAAGCTGGCTGACCTCGCCCGCCAGGAATCCGACCTGGCCAACCAGGCCGAGGCCCTCTCCACCCCCCCCGAAGGCCCTGCCGCCGAACCCTCAATCTCCCCCGAGGCCCTCGAACAGCTCCGGCAAGCCCAGGAACAACTGACACAAGCCCTGGCCGATCTGATCGAACGCACTCCGGAACTCGACCAGGCCGCCCAGTCGGCCCGCGCCGAGGCCGACGCCGCGCATCGCGATCTGGAACAGGCCGGCGGCGACCCCTCCCAGGCCTCCGACGCGGCCCAATCGGCCACTCAGGCCATGCGACGCGCCGCCGAACAGCTTCGCCAGGCCTCCGGACCCGCCGACCCGAACGCCCAGGCCGAACAGCTCGCCCGGATGCTCGCCCAATCTTCCGGCTCCGCCCCTCCCTCGGCTCCGACCGATCAGGAACCTTCCGCCCCTCCCTCCGGATCGACCGCCGCCGGCGTCTCCAATCCCGACGCCGATCTCAACCTCCGCTCCGACCGCCTCTGGGGAGCCTTGCCCGGCCACCTCCGCACCGAGATGCTCCGCTCCTCGACCGACCGCTACCACCCCGACTACGCCGCCTTGATCCGCCTCTACTTCCAGGAGATCGCCCGCGCCTCCTCGGCCGCGGCCCCCACACCCGAGCCGCTCCCGCCCCCCTCTCCAGCTCCGTGA
- a CDS encoding arylsulfatase B, producing MQPSRVRRFVLGLAAILSIATDAWCAEQPNIIVIMADDLGNADLGYRGSEIKTPNLDRLATTGARCESFYGMPVCTPARAALMTGRYPIRHGLQTLVIFPSHGYGLPTDERTLPEALKDAGYQTYMVGKWHLGHADRKYWPQNRGFDHFYGNLVGEVDYFAKERGGLVDWQRNGQFFREDGYFTTLIGAEAVKLIEAQDPKTPFFLYFASLAPHSPYQAPQEDIDRYASIQDEKRRVYAAMITALDDQIGRIVSALDAKGLRENTIIVFASDNGGATSSLFATGARSAEDRKESGGVGLGEQPPASNGRFRAGKGSLYEGGIRVPAFVNWPGILKPVVVDEPIHMVDIMPTLLKLAGGKGAEDHPFDGKDVWPTLAAGAPSPHEEILINVEAFRGAIRKGDWKLVRMATFPGKTELYNLADDPGEQKNVADQHPEIVRELNARLVAYALEMKPSEWIRAQPAFLGAQGATLFDPDFDLDDGGLPHEKPLLPVK from the coding sequence ATGCAGCCGAGTCGAGTCCGACGCTTCGTTCTGGGACTTGCCGCGATCCTCTCGATTGCGACCGATGCCTGGTGCGCGGAGCAGCCCAACATCATCGTCATCATGGCCGACGACCTCGGCAACGCCGACCTCGGCTATCGCGGCAGCGAGATCAAGACGCCGAACCTTGACCGGCTCGCCACCACCGGCGCACGCTGCGAATCGTTCTACGGGATGCCCGTCTGCACTCCGGCCCGCGCCGCCCTCATGACAGGCCGCTATCCGATCCGGCACGGCCTCCAGACGCTGGTGATCTTCCCGAGCCACGGCTACGGCCTCCCGACCGACGAGCGCACCCTACCCGAGGCCCTGAAGGACGCCGGCTACCAGACGTACATGGTGGGCAAGTGGCATCTCGGCCACGCCGACCGGAAGTACTGGCCCCAGAACCGCGGATTCGATCACTTCTACGGCAACCTCGTCGGTGAGGTCGACTACTTCGCGAAAGAACGCGGAGGGCTGGTCGACTGGCAGCGCAACGGCCAGTTCTTCCGGGAGGATGGCTATTTCACCACCCTCATCGGGGCCGAGGCGGTCAAGCTCATCGAGGCGCAGGATCCGAAAACGCCGTTCTTCCTCTATTTCGCCTCGCTGGCCCCCCACTCCCCCTATCAGGCCCCCCAGGAAGACATCGACCGCTATGCATCGATCCAGGATGAGAAGCGGCGGGTGTACGCCGCCATGATCACGGCCCTGGACGATCAGATCGGCCGCATCGTCTCCGCGCTCGACGCGAAGGGCCTCCGCGAGAACACGATCATCGTCTTCGCGAGCGACAACGGGGGTGCGACCAGCTCGCTCTTCGCGACAGGTGCCCGCTCCGCCGAAGACCGCAAGGAGAGCGGCGGCGTCGGGCTAGGTGAGCAGCCTCCGGCGTCCAACGGCCGCTTCCGAGCGGGTAAGGGCTCGCTCTATGAGGGTGGCATCCGGGTCCCGGCCTTCGTGAACTGGCCGGGCATACTCAAGCCCGTCGTCGTTGATGAACCCATCCACATGGTCGACATCATGCCCACGCTGCTGAAGCTGGCGGGAGGCAAGGGGGCCGAGGACCATCCCTTCGACGGCAAGGACGTCTGGCCCACGCTGGCCGCAGGAGCGCCGTCACCGCACGAGGAGATTCTCATCAACGTCGAGGCCTTCCGGGGTGCCATTCGCAAGGGCGACTGGAAGCTCGTCCGCATGGCCACCTTCCCGGGCAAGACCGAGCTGTACAACCTCGCCGATGATCCCGGAGAGCAGAAGAACGTCGCCGACCAGCATCCTGAGATTGTTCGCGAACTGAATGCACGACTGGTCGCCTACGCTCTCGAAATGAAGCCGAGCGAGTGGATCAGGGCACAACCGGCGTTCCTGGGGGCGCAGGGTGCCACGCTCTTCGATCCCGACTTCGACCTCGACGACGGCGGATTGCCTCACGAGAAGCCCCTTCTGCCGGTCAAGTGA